The following proteins come from a genomic window of Limosilactobacillus reuteri:
- a CDS encoding Nif3-like dinuclear metal center hexameric protein, producing the protein MTTGNQLIARFEKFANPQLAEKWDHVGLQIGNPDLPITRLMTTLDVRPEVVNEAIEQNVDFIFAHHPIMFHPAKNLDTRDPQNAMYAKLLANNITVYAAHTNLDTANGGMNDWLADQLHLTNTVPLVPAGNDPISGEPVGMGRVGELAEPLKPQKFAKYCMDVFGIRGLRLIVNPFDQEREIKRVAVLGGAGQDFYQQALEAGADAYVTGDVSYHFAHDMIANYLVVIDPGHHIEVIAAHQLANLITQWKNENNWQFEVLESIVNTEPFTFITK; encoded by the coding sequence ATGACAACCGGTAACCAATTAATTGCGCGTTTTGAAAAATTTGCTAATCCGCAACTAGCAGAAAAATGGGACCATGTTGGCCTGCAAATTGGCAATCCAGATCTCCCAATCACTCGCCTAATGACAACTCTTGATGTTCGCCCAGAAGTGGTTAATGAAGCAATTGAGCAAAATGTTGACTTTATTTTTGCTCATCATCCCATTATGTTTCACCCAGCAAAGAATCTAGATACGCGGGATCCGCAAAATGCAATGTACGCTAAACTTTTGGCGAATAATATTACTGTTTATGCAGCTCATACGAATTTGGATACTGCTAATGGCGGAATGAATGACTGGTTAGCAGATCAGCTTCACCTAACTAATACTGTGCCTTTAGTGCCCGCAGGAAATGATCCAATAAGCGGTGAACCGGTTGGAATGGGGCGTGTTGGTGAGCTGGCTGAACCATTAAAACCGCAAAAATTTGCGAAATATTGTATGGATGTTTTTGGGATTCGTGGCTTACGGTTGATTGTCAACCCGTTCGATCAAGAGAGAGAGATTAAACGTGTTGCAGTACTTGGTGGTGCCGGTCAAGACTTTTATCAACAAGCTCTTGAAGCTGGAGCAGATGCTTATGTCACTGGGGATGTAAGTTACCACTTTGCGCACGATATGATTGCTAATTACCTTGTTGTTATTGATCCTGGACATCATATTGAAGTGATAGCTGCTCACCAGCTTGCTAACTTAATTACCCAGTGGAAGAATGAAAATAATTGGCAGTTTGAGGTGCTAGAGAGTATAGTTAATACAGAGCCGTTTACTTTTATTACTAAATAG
- the pepT gene encoding peptidase T, with the protein MIEKKYEGLLPRFLKYVKTETRSNPDSKTIPSDPKETAFLNELKAELISLGLSDVHINPQSSYLVATIPSNIDKNVPTVGFIAHIDTADFNAHNVNPQIVEDYDGESDIKLDKDGQYVLTTTEFPSLKKYQGNTLITTDGSTLLGADDKSGVAEIVTMAAYLMAHPEIKHGTIKIGLGPDEEIGAGADHFDVKDFGADFAYTVDGGPLGELEYETFNAAQAEIEIQGKDVHTGVAKGTMINAIQVAIDLQNSLPAHDRAERTDGRQGFYHLYKFDGTVDHASMTYLIRDHDKQTFIERKRLLERVVAGLNDELGADLVTMNLYDQYYNLKDALKDHMEVVEIAKEAMENLDIKPDIYPVRGGTDGSTISYKGLPTPNLFAGGENMHSRYEYVSLQTMERALDTLLEIVRLTAEEDK; encoded by the coding sequence ATGATTGAGAAAAAATATGAGGGGTTATTACCACGTTTTTTGAAGTATGTTAAAACTGAAACAAGGTCAAATCCAGATTCGAAAACAATTCCTTCTGATCCTAAAGAAACTGCATTTTTAAATGAATTAAAAGCTGAATTGATATCTTTAGGTTTGAGTGATGTTCATATTAATCCACAAAGTTCATATTTGGTCGCCACAATTCCAAGTAATATCGACAAGAATGTGCCAACGGTTGGTTTCATTGCCCATATCGACACTGCAGATTTTAATGCTCATAATGTTAATCCACAGATTGTTGAAGATTACGATGGCGAGTCAGATATTAAGCTCGATAAAGATGGCCAATATGTCTTAACTACTACTGAATTTCCATCATTGAAAAAATATCAGGGCAATACGTTAATTACTACTGACGGATCTACTTTACTTGGGGCTGATGATAAGTCAGGAGTGGCGGAGATTGTTACAATGGCTGCTTACCTGATGGCTCATCCTGAAATCAAGCACGGAACAATTAAGATTGGTTTAGGACCTGATGAGGAAATCGGCGCTGGAGCTGATCATTTTGATGTTAAAGACTTTGGGGCTGACTTTGCCTATACAGTTGATGGTGGGCCACTTGGTGAATTGGAATATGAAACATTTAATGCAGCTCAGGCTGAAATTGAGATTCAAGGAAAAGATGTTCACACTGGAGTTGCTAAGGGAACAATGATCAATGCTATTCAGGTTGCAATTGACTTGCAAAATAGTTTACCAGCACATGATCGCGCTGAACGAACAGATGGACGGCAAGGATTCTATCACTTATACAAATTTGATGGAACTGTTGATCATGCTTCAATGACTTATTTAATTCGTGATCATGATAAGCAAACGTTTATTGAACGGAAGCGTTTACTTGAACGGGTTGTTGCTGGCCTAAATGATGAACTTGGTGCAGACCTCGTAACGATGAATCTTTATGACCAATATTACAACTTAAAAGATGCGCTTAAAGACCACATGGAAGTTGTTGAAATTGCGAAGGAAGCTATGGAAAATTTGGACATTAAACCTGATATCTATCCAGTTCGTGGTGGAACGGATGGTTCAACAATTTCTTACAAGGGCTTACCAACGCCTAATCTTTTTGCTGGTGGAGAGAATATGCATTCCCGGTACGAATATGTATCACTGCAAACGATGGAGCGCGCATTGGACACCCTGCTTGAGATTGTGCGGTTGACTGCGGAAGAAGATAAATAA
- a CDS encoding YjzD family protein, with the protein MLEYGMTSKGMTNMNFLSKNIVAGIWALILGEVLAYITSQLESMTPDYTLVGWCSVIMGLIVINCVDKITADANPSKKED; encoded by the coding sequence ATGCTAGAATATGGTATGACTTCAAAGGGGATGACCAACATGAACTTTTTATCAAAGAATATTGTGGCTGGTATTTGGGCACTTATTCTGGGTGAGGTCCTAGCTTACATCACAAGTCAACTAGAATCGATGACACCAGACTATACCCTTGTCGGCTGGTGTTCTGTAATTATGGGATTAATTGTTATCAATTGTGTGGATAAAATTACCGCAGATGCAAATCCTAGTAAAAAAGAAGATTAA
- the dnaE gene encoding DNA polymerase III subunit alpha: protein MDFTPLDVKSSYSLLKSPTRISDLVTTAKERGYKALALTDENVLYGAVEFYNAAKKAGIKPIFGLRLVVALNETDGTKLDLVFLAKNQRGYQHLMDLSTLQQTRKDKKVPLTVAQISPLLDDLFIIIPPQSTVFSVLAQPTSILTELANLGNDDSVLLGVNSRLDDVQIDTLQQLSKQLSLPLVGTSPVDYLNANDLFASRVLQAIDAGVELKDLTIEAGRRGRHYLHSKEQVVQDYKAKGLSAAAQKTVEVATLCNVELQFRAPVLPHLKNQAGISSQQYLRSLCIQGLKKRRVAPGKTIQQYQERLAMELKVIHEMGFDDYFLIVWDVMNFAHQQKITTDPGRGSAAGSLVAYALAITEVDPLQYDLLFERFLNPKRAQMPDIDLDIPDNRRDEVLQYVHQKYGHQRVAQIITFGTLAAKQVVRDVSRVFNLPRYDMQRLIDALPHGLHVTLKDALNESQQLKNLLDDNPKFRLLIQVAQQLEGLPRHYSIHAAGIVLSEQPLHEVVPLQDGSDGLLMTQFAKDTVEALGLLKMDFLGLKNLSIMDNTLQIIWQEDPNFDLQRINFNDPLTLQLFQRGKTEGIFQFESSGIRNVLANLHPTNFEDIVAVNALYRPGPMENIPHFTARKAGKEKITYPAPSLEKILGSTYGILVYQEQVMQLASVMAGFTLGEADLLRRAMSKKKKATMEDMRTKFIAGATEHGYSPQVAHQVFEYIDRFANYGFNRSHAVAYSMMAFEMAYLKVHYPAAFFTALMNAETNIEKLKRHVGDSKQFGVKISGPRINISESSFLLHDGMVYFGFSAIKGVRRDFVAAILEERQENGKFIDLRNFITRIPERWQKQELIEPLIYSGAFDNMGYNRAEMIDALPKLISGIELFAGFANFDDPALQTAIDQRNEFPLLTRLTKENEYLGVYLSGHPVTQYYQLGQQLHATKIDELYPNSEATIIVLTNHVKTIYTKREHREMAFVNGTDETGAVDITVFPKQYQQFREQLETNKILVVRGRVEYREGRGLQLVADQLQDVKKVQQDRPSQRWVLRILPSLDTEMVHRELNKISNEYHGSIPVLLFYPANDKKILLDQKRWLKNSQKVKKTLIAVLGQENVVLQQLNSNH from the coding sequence GTGGATTTTACGCCCTTAGATGTTAAGAGTAGTTACAGTTTGCTAAAAAGTCCCACCCGGATTTCTGACCTTGTTACAACAGCCAAGGAACGAGGGTATAAGGCATTAGCGTTAACAGACGAAAATGTTTTATATGGGGCTGTCGAATTTTATAATGCAGCCAAAAAAGCAGGGATTAAACCAATTTTCGGCTTACGGCTGGTAGTTGCATTAAATGAGACGGATGGTACCAAGCTAGATTTGGTATTCCTAGCTAAGAATCAACGAGGGTACCAGCATCTGATGGACTTATCGACGCTTCAGCAAACACGAAAAGATAAAAAAGTACCTTTAACGGTTGCGCAAATTAGTCCTTTATTGGATGATTTATTTATAATTATTCCTCCTCAAAGTACGGTCTTTAGTGTGCTTGCTCAGCCAACATCAATTTTAACTGAGCTTGCTAATCTGGGGAATGATGATAGCGTCCTGTTAGGGGTCAATTCGCGGTTAGATGACGTTCAAATAGATACCTTGCAGCAATTATCAAAACAATTATCTTTACCATTAGTAGGAACGTCCCCTGTTGATTATTTAAACGCTAATGATCTTTTTGCTAGTCGTGTTTTACAAGCAATTGATGCCGGCGTTGAGTTAAAAGATCTGACAATAGAAGCAGGGCGAAGAGGACGACATTATCTCCATTCGAAAGAACAGGTTGTCCAAGATTACAAGGCAAAGGGGCTTAGTGCAGCCGCACAAAAGACAGTTGAAGTGGCAACACTGTGTAACGTTGAGCTTCAATTTAGGGCTCCGGTCCTTCCTCATCTTAAAAATCAAGCAGGGATATCATCGCAACAATATTTACGTTCTCTATGTATTCAAGGATTGAAAAAAAGGCGAGTTGCACCAGGAAAAACTATTCAACAGTACCAAGAACGTTTAGCAATGGAATTAAAAGTAATCCATGAAATGGGCTTTGATGATTATTTCTTAATTGTATGGGATGTAATGAATTTTGCTCACCAGCAAAAGATTACGACCGACCCTGGACGGGGATCAGCTGCAGGATCATTAGTTGCCTATGCTTTAGCAATTACAGAAGTCGATCCCTTACAATACGACTTACTATTTGAACGTTTTCTGAACCCTAAACGAGCTCAAATGCCAGATATTGACTTAGATATTCCTGATAATCGACGTGATGAAGTTTTGCAATATGTACATCAAAAATATGGTCACCAACGAGTAGCCCAAATTATTACTTTTGGGACATTAGCTGCTAAACAAGTCGTTCGTGATGTGAGTCGGGTCTTTAACTTACCCCGTTACGATATGCAAAGGTTAATCGATGCATTACCGCATGGCCTTCACGTGACACTCAAAGATGCATTAAATGAGTCGCAACAATTAAAAAACCTTCTTGACGATAATCCTAAATTTCGTTTGCTGATTCAAGTTGCACAGCAATTAGAGGGATTGCCGCGGCATTATTCAATTCACGCGGCAGGAATCGTCCTTTCTGAGCAGCCACTACATGAAGTTGTGCCATTGCAGGATGGTAGTGATGGATTGTTAATGACGCAGTTTGCCAAAGACACAGTAGAAGCCCTGGGGCTATTAAAAATGGATTTCTTGGGATTGAAGAACCTTTCAATCATGGATAATACCCTTCAAATAATTTGGCAAGAAGACCCTAATTTTGATTTACAAAGAATTAACTTTAATGATCCGTTGACTCTCCAATTATTCCAGCGGGGTAAAACTGAAGGGATTTTTCAGTTTGAATCAAGTGGGATTAGAAATGTCTTGGCTAACCTTCACCCAACAAATTTTGAAGATATTGTGGCAGTGAATGCACTTTATCGTCCGGGCCCAATGGAAAATATTCCTCATTTTACCGCCCGTAAAGCTGGAAAAGAGAAAATTACTTATCCTGCTCCTTCACTTGAAAAAATTCTGGGATCAACTTACGGTATTTTGGTCTATCAAGAGCAGGTAATGCAACTGGCCTCGGTAATGGCTGGTTTTACCTTAGGAGAGGCGGATCTTTTACGCCGGGCAATGAGTAAGAAGAAAAAGGCCACAATGGAAGATATGCGGACAAAATTCATTGCCGGTGCAACAGAACATGGCTATTCGCCACAAGTTGCTCACCAAGTATTTGAATATATCGATCGGTTTGCTAATTATGGTTTCAATCGCTCGCATGCGGTTGCTTATTCTATGATGGCATTTGAGATGGCATATTTGAAAGTTCATTATCCTGCAGCTTTCTTTACTGCCCTAATGAATGCAGAAACTAATATTGAGAAATTGAAGCGTCATGTGGGGGATTCAAAGCAATTTGGCGTTAAAATTAGTGGCCCGCGAATTAATATAAGTGAAAGTAGCTTTCTATTACATGATGGGATGGTTTACTTTGGGTTTTCTGCTATTAAAGGAGTACGTCGTGATTTTGTCGCCGCAATTCTTGAAGAACGGCAGGAAAATGGCAAGTTTATAGATCTTCGTAATTTTATTACCCGTATTCCAGAACGTTGGCAAAAACAAGAATTAATCGAACCGTTAATCTATAGTGGGGCCTTTGATAATATGGGATATAACCGAGCAGAGATGATTGATGCCCTTCCTAAATTAATTTCCGGGATTGAATTATTTGCCGGTTTTGCTAATTTTGACGATCCAGCGCTTCAAACGGCAATTGATCAACGAAATGAATTTCCTCTATTGACCCGTTTAACTAAGGAGAATGAATACTTAGGAGTGTATCTTTCAGGACACCCGGTTACTCAATATTACCAATTAGGACAGCAGCTTCACGCAACTAAAATTGATGAGTTATATCCGAATTCGGAAGCGACAATAATTGTCCTTACAAATCACGTTAAGACTATTTATACTAAACGTGAACATCGGGAAATGGCCTTTGTTAATGGAACAGATGAGACCGGAGCAGTTGATATTACCGTCTTTCCAAAACAATATCAGCAGTTTAGGGAGCAACTAGAAACAAATAAGATATTGGTTGTCAGAGGCCGTGTAGAGTATCGAGAGGGACGCGGTCTACAACTAGTTGCTGATCAATTGCAGGATGTTAAAAAAGTTCAACAGGATCGCCCTAGTCAACGATGGGTTTTACGAATCTTACCGTCATTAGACACTGAGATGGTACATCGAGAGTTAAATAAAATTTCTAATGAGTACCATGGTTCAATTCCTGTCTTGTTGTTTTATCCAGCAAACGATAAGAAGATCCTGCTTGACCAAAAACGATGGTTAAAAAATTCTCAGAAAGTAAAAAAAACGCTTATCGCCGTTCTTGGCCAAGAAAACGTTGTCTTACAACAGCTTAATAGTAATCACTGA
- the pyk gene encoding pyruvate kinase, whose product MKKTKIVSTLGPASTDVDTIVKLINAGANIFRFNFSHGDHPEHLGRIENVHKAEEITGKHVGLMLDTKGAEIRTTVQKEGKINFEIGDKVRISMDPSIEGTHDKIAVTYPGLYDDTHVGGHVLFDDGLIEMVIDEKDDANKELVCHVLNHGVLGSRKGVNAPGVSINLPGITEKDSSDIRFGLENKINYIAASFVRKAQDVLDIRELLKEKNMEDVQIFPKIESQEGIDNFEEIIAVSDGLMVPRGDMGVEIPAQNVPIVQKHMIKRCNELGKPVITATQMLDSMQENPRPTRAEVSDVANAVFDGTDATMLSGESANGDYPVESVAMMNDIDIKAENHLWEFGTEKFDWDKSDVTETIGSAVANAAKDLDIHTIVAYTASGYTAKMISKYRPNADIVALTPNERVERGLMINWGVQPYVVDEMKNTDTMFDLAAKKAVELGFAKKGDKIIIVAGVPLGVPGATNMMRVKTID is encoded by the coding sequence ATGAAGAAAACCAAGATTGTAAGTACACTTGGTCCTGCAAGTACTGATGTTGATACGATCGTTAAGTTGATCAATGCGGGAGCTAACATTTTCCGTTTCAACTTCTCACACGGTGACCACCCAGAACACTTGGGTCGGATCGAAAACGTACACAAGGCTGAAGAAATTACTGGCAAGCACGTTGGTCTTATGCTTGATACTAAGGGTGCCGAAATTCGGACTACTGTTCAAAAAGAAGGTAAGATCAACTTTGAAATTGGCGACAAGGTTCGCATTTCAATGGATCCTTCAATTGAAGGTACTCATGACAAGATTGCTGTTACCTACCCAGGCTTATACGATGATACTCATGTTGGTGGCCATGTTCTTTTTGATGATGGTTTAATTGAAATGGTTATTGATGAAAAAGACGATGCAAACAAGGAACTTGTATGTCACGTCCTAAACCATGGTGTTCTTGGTTCTCGGAAGGGTGTTAACGCCCCTGGTGTATCAATCAACTTACCAGGTATTACTGAAAAGGACAGTAGTGATATTCGTTTTGGTTTGGAAAACAAGATCAACTACATTGCTGCATCCTTCGTTCGTAAGGCTCAAGATGTTCTTGACATTCGTGAATTACTTAAGGAAAAGAACATGGAAGATGTTCAAATTTTCCCTAAGATTGAATCTCAAGAAGGTATCGACAACTTTGAAGAAATCATTGCTGTTTCTGACGGTTTAATGGTACCTCGTGGTGACATGGGTGTTGAAATTCCTGCCCAAAATGTGCCAATTGTTCAAAAGCACATGATCAAGCGTTGTAACGAATTAGGTAAGCCAGTTATTACTGCTACCCAAATGCTTGACTCAATGCAAGAAAACCCACGCCCAACCCGTGCCGAAGTATCAGACGTTGCTAACGCCGTATTTGATGGTACTGATGCTACTATGCTTTCTGGTGAAAGTGCTAACGGTGACTACCCAGTTGAATCTGTTGCAATGATGAACGACATTGATATCAAGGCTGAAAACCACCTTTGGGAATTCGGTACTGAAAAGTTTGATTGGGACAAGTCTGACGTAACTGAAACTATCGGTTCTGCTGTTGCTAACGCAGCTAAAGACTTAGATATCCACACAATTGTTGCTTACACTGCTTCAGGCTACACTGCTAAGATGATTTCTAAGTACCGTCCTAATGCTGATATCGTTGCATTAACTCCAAACGAACGTGTAGAACGTGGACTTATGATCAACTGGGGTGTTCAACCATACGTTGTTGATGAAATGAAGAACACTGATACAATGTTCGACTTAGCTGCTAAGAAGGCTGTTGAACTTGGCTTTGCTAAGAAGGGCGACAAGATCATCATCGTTGCTGGTGTTCCTTTAGGTGTACCAGGTGCAACTAACATGATGCGTGTTAAGACTATCGACTAA
- a CDS encoding S1-like domain-containing RNA-binding protein has product MNSALGKVVTAVMIDENDTDYFVQPDRNGQTYRLPKNESPQELHIGGQVRGFVYENEDHQLQMTCKYIPTIQVDHYDYGTVVNVRRDLGVFVDIGLPNKDIVVSLDDLPSLKHLWPQPGDRLLMALQVDDKDRLWGKLAEDQIYQTISAAPDKRLLNHDTYATVYRLKMSGTFVITDDYRLGFIHPSERDQEPRLGQRVKARVIGISSHGSLNLSLKPRAYQAIGEDAQMILTMLEHDINHRLPYTDKTDPSIIRDVFGISKGQFKRAIGHLLKEKLVKQENGQLILVKENQD; this is encoded by the coding sequence ATGAATTCAGCATTAGGAAAAGTTGTTACAGCGGTAATGATTGATGAAAATGATACCGATTATTTTGTTCAACCAGATCGTAATGGACAAACGTATCGATTACCGAAAAATGAAAGTCCCCAAGAATTACATATTGGTGGACAGGTACGAGGTTTTGTTTACGAGAATGAGGACCATCAACTACAGATGACCTGTAAATATATCCCAACGATCCAGGTTGACCATTATGATTATGGTACGGTAGTTAATGTGCGTCGTGATCTAGGAGTTTTTGTTGATATTGGTCTCCCCAATAAGGATATTGTTGTCTCTTTAGATGACTTACCAAGCTTAAAACACTTATGGCCACAACCAGGTGACCGTTTATTAATGGCGCTTCAAGTTGATGATAAGGACCGTTTATGGGGTAAACTAGCAGAAGATCAAATCTATCAAACTATTTCAGCAGCTCCAGATAAACGATTACTAAACCATGATACTTATGCCACAGTTTACCGTCTCAAGATGAGTGGAACCTTTGTGATTACTGATGACTACCGTTTAGGATTTATCCATCCAAGTGAACGAGACCAAGAACCGCGATTAGGTCAACGGGTTAAAGCGCGGGTTATTGGGATTTCATCACATGGTAGTCTTAATCTTTCCCTTAAGCCTCGTGCCTACCAAGCTATTGGTGAAGATGCACAAATGATTTTGACAATGTTAGAACATGATATAAATCATCGCTTGCCATATACTGATAAGACGGACCCATCAATCATCCGTGACGTCTTTGGAATAAGCAAGGGGCAGTTTAAGCGTGCTATTGGCCATTTGCTTAAAGAAAAATTAGTAAAACAAGAAAATGGTCAATTAATTCTAGTAAAAGAGAATCAAGATTAA
- a CDS encoding tyrosine-type recombinase/integrase → MNNEVAAFLAFLKDERQLSDNTLMSYQRDLEQTVTYLEDRGIADWQQVDHYLLIDLLNSLRQQGKANSTINRVISSLRQFYKYMIRHRNLTMNPMEMIDHQYTFNQPPVPVILTEKEIEQLLAVPDVSTPIGLRDRALLEIMDATGMRVSEVIALDLTALHLDVKLLQLTGKNERERMIPLSQPAVKWLTDYLGHGRPRLLRDDHETRVFLNAHGYPLTRQGIWKKMKEWVDEAKIKKEVTPQTMRYSFAVHLIENGADVQLIQEILGYNAMKALQPYLQVSPQQLSANYMKYHPRA, encoded by the coding sequence ATGAATAATGAAGTGGCTGCGTTTTTAGCTTTTTTGAAAGATGAACGACAATTAAGTGATAATACCTTGATGAGTTATCAACGTGACTTGGAACAAACGGTGACTTATTTAGAAGATCGCGGAATTGCTGATTGGCAACAGGTGGATCACTATTTGCTAATTGACCTCCTTAATAGTCTTCGTCAGCAGGGAAAAGCTAATTCAACAATTAACCGTGTAATTTCAAGTTTACGGCAATTTTATAAATATATGATTCGTCACCGTAACCTAACCATGAATCCAATGGAAATGATTGATCACCAGTATACTTTCAACCAACCACCTGTACCGGTAATTTTAACTGAAAAAGAAATTGAACAATTGCTGGCAGTTCCTGATGTTTCAACCCCAATTGGTCTTCGCGATCGAGCGTTATTAGAGATTATGGATGCAACGGGAATGAGGGTTAGTGAAGTAATTGCTTTAGATCTGACAGCACTTCATCTCGACGTAAAGCTTTTACAACTAACAGGAAAGAATGAACGCGAACGGATGATTCCCTTAAGTCAACCAGCAGTTAAATGGCTTACCGACTACCTAGGTCATGGTCGACCACGTTTGCTCAGAGATGATCATGAAACGCGGGTGTTCTTAAATGCCCATGGATATCCTTTAACGCGGCAAGGAATTTGGAAAAAAATGAAAGAGTGGGTTGATGAGGCTAAAATCAAAAAAGAGGTTACTCCACAAACCATGCGTTATTCTTTTGCTGTTCATTTGATAGAAAATGGCGCCGATGTTCAATTAATTCAAGAAATTCTTGGCTATAACGCGATGAAGGCTCTCCAACCATATTTACAGGTATCGCCGCAACAGTTATCTGCTAACTATATGAAATATCATCCTCGCGCATAG
- a CDS encoding reductase, with protein sequence MLVRYRKDYQKIALGLLSLVKDLRKDNRFMEEMDWALANDWPIFLWKDMDDSHFIGIVILEIGDCYVLVRRLSFTPSERSGHNIFSLLDGVHDQYPHKRLMGTLATQPIISMWEGNNE encoded by the coding sequence ATGTTAGTTCGTTATCGAAAAGATTACCAAAAAATCGCCCTTGGTTTATTATCCTTAGTAAAAGACCTTCGAAAAGATAATCGCTTTATGGAAGAGATGGACTGGGCACTTGCTAATGATTGGCCAATCTTTTTGTGGAAAGACATGGATGATAGCCACTTTATTGGAATTGTGATTCTAGAAATAGGGGATTGTTACGTGCTGGTTCGTCGCTTATCGTTTACGCCAAGCGAACGATCTGGACATAATATTTTTTCTTTATTAGATGGCGTTCACGACCAATATCCCCATAAACGCCTTATGGGAACCTTAGCAACCCAACCAATAATTAGCATGTGGGAGGGAAATAATGAATAA
- a CDS encoding segregation/condensation protein A, which translates to MNKQAQPQNPFQPVIKVHDFEGPLDLLLHLIKQSEMDIYDIQISQITGQYLDYLHQMQSHQLEVAGEYFVMAATLMDIKSQMLLPSPPVLDDELEVEEIDPRQELVEQLLEYQRYKKAADRLKDKENLRQQEYTRPAMQVPREMVKSHVEPGIELTDLQEAFAAVLRRHQLATPLVETVAAEKVSVGQQMKHVIEIIHDGPVRFEDLFEDLHTRDGLVTTFLAILELAKHQAIVINQDGLFEPIILTEGPKSDEYKTNQPSAD; encoded by the coding sequence ATGAATAAGCAAGCGCAACCACAAAATCCATTTCAGCCAGTTATAAAGGTTCATGACTTTGAAGGGCCACTAGATTTATTGCTTCATTTAATAAAGCAATCTGAAATGGACATTTATGATATTCAGATTTCACAAATAACTGGCCAATACCTAGATTACCTTCACCAGATGCAAAGTCACCAGTTAGAAGTGGCGGGTGAATATTTTGTGATGGCTGCCACTCTGATGGACATTAAAAGCCAAATGCTATTACCTTCGCCGCCAGTATTGGATGATGAGTTAGAAGTAGAAGAGATTGATCCCCGACAAGAATTAGTGGAACAGCTTTTGGAATACCAGCGTTATAAAAAAGCGGCAGACCGGTTAAAAGATAAAGAAAATCTACGACAACAGGAGTATACGCGGCCAGCAATGCAAGTTCCGCGTGAAATGGTGAAATCTCATGTGGAGCCAGGCATCGAGTTAACGGATTTGCAAGAAGCCTTTGCAGCAGTTCTTCGCCGCCACCAATTAGCTACTCCATTGGTTGAAACCGTTGCAGCTGAAAAAGTAAGCGTTGGCCAACAAATGAAGCACGTGATTGAAATTATTCATGATGGGCCGGTTAGGTTTGAAGACTTGTTTGAAGATTTACATACTCGCGATGGCTTAGTTACAACTTTTTTAGCAATTCTTGAACTGGCAAAGCATCAAGCAATTGTTATTAACCAAGATGGATTGTTTGAACCAATAATTTTAACGGAGGGACCTAAGAGTGACGAATACAAAACTAACCAACCAAGCGCAGATTGA
- the scpB gene encoding SMC-Scp complex subunit ScpB: protein MTNTKLTNQAQIEGLLFISGDEGITLGDLAKISGFMKPAILAILQDLKKKYEDDPASAFILLESDQTYRLATKPQLAEVIKHYFEVPLTVPLTKALLEVLAIVAYRQPITRLEIDDIRGVQSSGSLQKLMVRGLVGTHGRLDAPGRPFLYSTTPAFLNYFGLSDLDELPPLPDQDELEMSNINGDIFLEALQAREERKDDN, encoded by the coding sequence GTGACGAATACAAAACTAACCAACCAAGCGCAGATTGAAGGATTACTTTTTATTAGTGGGGATGAAGGAATTACCCTGGGTGATTTAGCGAAAATTTCTGGTTTTATGAAGCCAGCTATTCTAGCAATATTACAAGATCTAAAAAAGAAGTATGAAGATGATCCCGCGTCTGCTTTTATCTTACTCGAAAGTGATCAGACTTATCGTTTGGCAACCAAACCCCAGTTAGCAGAGGTCATTAAACATTATTTTGAAGTCCCATTAACGGTGCCATTGACTAAAGCATTACTGGAAGTGTTGGCAATTGTTGCTTATCGACAACCAATTACGCGACTAGAAATTGACGATATTCGGGGAGTGCAAAGTTCAGGATCATTACAAAAATTAATGGTTCGTGGTTTAGTTGGCACTCATGGACGCTTGGATGCACCTGGCCGTCCATTTTTATATTCAACAACCCCGGCTTTTTTAAATTATTTTGGGTTAAGCGATTTAGATGAACTTCCACCGTTACCTGATCAAGATGAATTAGAAATGAGCAATATTAATGGAGATATTTTCCTCGAAGCATTGCAAGCGCGAGAAGAACGAAAGGACGATAATTAA